GCCGGGGCGGCGCAGATGCCGCAGGCGACTCAGGTCAGCTGCCTGCATCTCCAGCCGGCTCTGGTCCGTGCGGCGGGGCAGACCTGCCGCGCATCGGGGCCTGCCCCGCTTGGGGCAGAGACTGGCAAACACCGACAGCGATCCCAGCATCTTTTCCCCAACAAAGAGCCTCGGCCAATGAGTGCAAACACTCAGCACCCACGGCCAGTTAACGCGGCAGCGTCGACCCATCGACCCCGTCGACAGGGTCGACAGGAATCGGCCCAGCTTTCTCCGCAGCTTTCCTCTGGAGGAGGCGCTCCTCAAGCTCAGGTCTCGTCGAGGCCGAGTGTGGGGAGTGGGTCGTCGTCCCAGGTGGGTGCCACGCCACCGGCGGCGGGGCCACAAGAGCCGCCGCCAACGCTGCCCACCGAACCAGCGGGAGGCAGTGGCAGGCCAGTGACCGGTGGCAACGTCTTTCCCTATGGACAATGCACCTGGTGGGCCAACCAGCGGTATTTCCAGCTGCACGGAAGCTATGTTCCCTGGCGCACCCAGGCTGATGCCTGGCAGTGGGTAGCGCGGGCCTATGAGTTTCACTGGCACGTTTCGCGTGATCCTGTGCCGGGGGCCATCATCGTGCTACAGCCGGGGGTCGAAGGAGCCTATGCCTTGGGACATGTGGCGGTGGTGGAAAAGGTACTGGGCCAGGGGCGTGTGCTGGCCAGCACCATGAATTGGGGTGCCGCCCCCTGGAAAGTCCAGTACGTTGTGTACAGCGTCGGCCCTGGAGTCGCCTTTATCTACAGCGACTAGCTTACGCGGCTCGTCGCGGCTCAACGCTCAGCCAGCATATCTATGGTCTGACGGAAAACTCTGTCTGCCCGCCTCACGTTGAGCCGGTTGTCCGGTCCGGCTGCGAGCCGCCACCCACCAGAGTGAGCACAAAACAAGCAAAGGTGATGTGATTGCAGGCCATGCCAGACCAGCTGGCATGGTGTGGCAGGCCAGAGCTGTGCCACGCGCACGGTCTCTGCTGGCCGCTCTTGCCGGTATGGCCTGGCGCTCGCTCCATCCGCGGTCGCGCGCCCGCAGGGCGGTGAACTGCTCTCGACTCATCTATCCGTACATACGGACATCCGTCCTGCAGGGCGCCCTCAAGCAAGGGAGGCGGCAACACGGGCGGCCCCTCCTCGCCGGACCTTACGTCGGCGTCAGCAGGCCGAGCTGATTGGCTCCGGCTTCCGTGAACCAGACCTGCTGACGGTTGGCTACCGCTATCCCGAAAGGGAAACTGTTGGCCGTTGGCACCGGGTAGTAC
Above is a window of Thermogemmatispora onikobensis DNA encoding:
- a CDS encoding CHAP domain-containing protein, which encodes MSANTQHPRPVNAAASTHRPRRQGRQESAQLSPQLSSGGGAPQAQVSSRPSVGSGSSSQVGATPPAAGPQEPPPTLPTEPAGGSGRPVTGGNVFPYGQCTWWANQRYFQLHGSYVPWRTQADAWQWVARAYEFHWHVSRDPVPGAIIVLQPGVEGAYALGHVAVVEKVLGQGRVLASTMNWGAAPWKVQYVVYSVGPGVAFIYSD